One part of the [Synechococcus] sp. NIES-970 genome encodes these proteins:
- a CDS encoding putative GDSL-like Lipase/Acylhydrolase domain protein, whose amino-acid sequence MFSRGRRRSSSLGRKKKKKSISPWTVAVAVPVVLLSLEVIARLGSGYLEKPEDQLSQEAIAYSLKFVDSDQNIYQGLDNRGELLAQKSIATGYELLGDQESEFFTLNEQGFRDEESLPVAKPQDEIRIFILGNSTAFGRGAQGNQETIATFLEQRLQNRVQDQRQSPGTYRPDVFPFFPPTRNRLAQLPAKIREGNYRVVNVAVPGYSSGNELAQLALRILPYQPDLVVVLNGYEDLLLPSNQDAAEIPQLAEFAKNPDAYFHQYLRQSLRNKAEKSALIRTVLSFTSPQNTNQIGATLSIRERNTASLSQQLPDSDAELQARLDRYQANLAQMIRLSSAAQIPVVVALQPEITGRPEAQLDPTEIAIRQQLGESYAEKMTTYYPQFATTVQQLAQSFPNNVTFIDFYRLNEQFPTPTFTDPIHLNGAANDVMANQLYGAIANLPGMQIIPENFFLD is encoded by the coding sequence TTAGTCGCGGTCGCCGTCGTTCTTCGTCCCTTGGTCGCAAAAAAAAGAAAAAATCCATTTCGCCCTGGACGGTCGCCGTGGCTGTGCCTGTCGTTCTACTGAGCCTAGAGGTGATTGCCCGCCTGGGTTCTGGTTACCTCGAAAAGCCAGAAGATCAACTCTCCCAAGAGGCGATCGCCTACAGTCTCAAATTTGTCGATAGCGACCAAAACATTTACCAAGGATTAGACAACCGGGGTGAACTCCTGGCCCAAAAATCCATCGCCACTGGCTACGAATTACTGGGCGACCAAGAGAGCGAATTTTTCACCCTCAATGAGCAAGGCTTTCGGGACGAAGAATCACTCCCCGTCGCCAAACCCCAAGATGAAATCCGGATCTTTATCCTCGGCAACTCCACCGCCTTTGGTCGCGGCGCCCAGGGCAACCAAGAAACCATCGCCACCTTCCTCGAACAGCGGCTCCAAAACCGTGTCCAAGATCAGCGCCAATCCCCTGGTACTTACCGCCCAGACGTTTTCCCTTTCTTTCCGCCCACCCGTAACCGCCTCGCCCAACTACCCGCCAAAATCCGTGAGGGCAATTATCGTGTCGTGAATGTGGCCGTCCCCGGCTATAGCTCCGGCAACGAACTAGCCCAACTTGCCCTGAGAATCTTGCCCTACCAGCCGGATCTCGTTGTTGTCCTGAATGGCTATGAAGATCTGCTGTTACCCAGTAACCAAGATGCCGCTGAAATTCCCCAATTGGCCGAATTTGCAAAAAATCCTGACGCCTATTTCCATCAGTACCTCAGACAATCTCTCCGCAACAAAGCTGAAAAAAGTGCCCTAATTCGCACGGTGTTGTCTTTTACTTCGCCCCAGAACACAAATCAAATAGGGGCAACCCTCAGTATCCGAGAACGCAATACGGCTAGTTTGAGCCAGCAGCTCCCTGATTCTGACGCGGAATTGCAGGCCCGTCTGGACCGCTACCAAGCCAACCTTGCCCAGATGATTCGTCTATCTAGTGCCGCCCAGATCCCGGTGGTTGTGGCGCTCCAACCAGAAATCACCGGACGCCCCGAGGCGCAGCTAGATCCAACTGAAATAGCGATTCGACAACAGTTGGGAGAAAGTTATGCAGAAAAAATGACCACTTACTATCCGCAATTTGCGACCACAGTGCAGCAGTTGGCCCAAAGTTTTCCGAATAATGTGACGTTTATTGATTTTTATCGCTTAAATGAGCAGTTCCCGACCCCGACTTTTACGGATCCGATTCACCTCAATGGGGCCGCCAATGATGTGATGGCGAATCAACTCTATGGGGCGATCGCCAACTTACCGGGGATGCAGATTATCCCTGAGAACTTCTTCCTCGATTAG